The following proteins are co-located in the Acipenser ruthenus chromosome 35, fAciRut3.2 maternal haplotype, whole genome shotgun sequence genome:
- the LOC117395463 gene encoding lens epithelial cell protein LEP503, which yields MQPQHPVPQAAPSSLGRGFRDMALGFGRQKNLLGMNAGYGLIQSAKECLYFLLCCWCIKELID from the coding sequence ATGCAGCCCCAGCACCCCGTGCCCCAGGCCGCCCCCTCCTCCCTGGGACGGGGTTTTCGGGACATGGCCCTGGGATTCGGACGCCAAAAGAACCTGCTGGGCATGAACGCGGGCTACGGGCTCATCCAGTCTGCCAAGGAGTGTCTCTACTTCCTGCTGTGCTGCTGGTGCATCAAGGAGCTGATAGACTGA